The genomic stretch AACAGTCTCCCAAAAACGGGTTCACTGTTGCCAGTTGTTTTTTTATAGTATATGGATACTTTTTTATTGCTGCATGCCCTGCATACCATTCTGCATGCCTTCCATTTCACCACGGGTGTTTTTCCTCTTGAACAGTGCTGCATCAAATTTACCGAAGCGGTAACTGAAATTCAGTCGCACCACCTGCGGGTCACGCCTGCGCCATTCATCCTGTACAAAGCCTGCCGCCAGGGAATGTACAAAGTTGCGGCGGGTGCGGAAGATATCACTCCAGTTTACAGAAATGGAAGCGGCATTTTTCTTTATGGTGAAATCCTTGCGCAGGCCCAGATCGGCCCCATAGTTGGCATCAATATACCCCTGGGTAGTGGATGGGTTGCCGCCGAAGAAACCACCGCCGGGACCTCCGCGGCCACCACTGCCGCCGCTATTGCTGGTGCTGACAGGCAGGGCGCTGCGCGACTGGTACTCGCCACTCAGCTGGATGCTCCAGCCTTTATTGATCTTGAAAGTATTGTTCAGTTTGGTAAAAGAACTGGTGCGTTCGTTTTCCAGGTTCTGTACTACGTTATCGCCATTGATCTTTGAATAGTACACGTTGGTGTTCAGGTTCATTTCCCACCATTTGGTCCAGTTGTTACGGAACACCAGTTCCAGCCCGGCCGCATAGGCAGAGGAAGCATTGATATAGGTGGAGATAAAGGCGGAGTCTCCACTGGTAGCCAGTTCCTGCCAGTACTGGTAACGGGCAATGAGGTCAGTAGTGTATTTCCCAAAAACGGTGGCCAGGAAAGTATGGTTCTTTTCACCATAGGTCTTCTGGTAGGAAAGTTCCAGCGAATGGGTGAACTCAGGCTTGAGGTCAGGGTTACCGGTCTGGTAATTGAGCCGGTCGGAAAAATCCGTGTTGGGCATCAGCTGGAAGAAATTGGGCCGGTTGATGCGCCGGGAATAATTGACCTGCAGGTCCTGCCTGTTGTCAAAATTCCGGGTCAGGAAAACACTCGGGAAAAGACTGATAGGAAACTCGTTGGAGTAATGGTCTTTACCCAGCTGCTCCCCATCATAGCTGGAAGATTCCGCACGCAGTCCCAGCTGGTAGCTAAAATTTTCTTTCACTTTCTGGGAGAAAGTAACATATCCCGCATATACATAGTCGGTATATTCAAACTCATTGCTCATGGCGGGGATGAGAACGCCGTCAATGCTATTAAGCTGGCGGCTTTCAAAGGTCCGGACCTGTGCGCGCAGCCCTGCTTCATACTTCATCTTGTCCGTGATAGGGTTGATGAAATCCGCCTGCACGGTGAAGAAGTCATTACCGCCGCCGCCGTCAATACCCTGTAATGATTCCTGGCCGGCCGGTTGCTGCTGGACAGGATCGGTAAAGGAGCGATAGCGGATATTACTGTTATTGCTGTTGGTGCTGGTATTGTAATTGACATCAGCGGTAAACTCCTTGCCGGTTTTGGCAAACAGGTGCTTATAACCCAGCTGCAGCCCATAGTTCCGGAAATTGAACTTACCCAAAGTATTGCGGTATTCTGAAGTGGCAGGAGCAGAAGACACCAGGTTCTGGTAGAGCAGGTTATTCTGGTTATCATTTTTGAAAGTACCGTCGGCCAGTGAGCCGGACAGACTGATCGTATTCCTGTTGTCAACAAAATAATCAACGCCCATCCGGCCGAAACCGAAACCACCCCGGGAAATATTATCATTATCCTGGAGGGTGCGCAGGGTGATATCCTTTTCTGTGCTGGTACGATCCGTTTCGCCCCAGCCAATGGATTTGCGCGCGTTGTACATACCGCTGGCAAAGAAATTGAGCTTGCCCTGGCGGATATTGATATCGCCGCCGCCATTGAGGCGGGCCCGGGAATCAATGCCTGCACGGACGCTGCCGCTATAGCCGGCTTTGCGGTTCTTTTTAAGGACTATGTTGAGGATGCCCGACTGACCGCCGCTGGCATCATACTTGGCAGAGGGGTTGGTGATCAGCTCTACGCTGGCAATGGCATCGGCCGGGATCTGGTCCAGGGAGAGCGTAGTAGGCCTGCCATCCACAAAAAGCTGTGGCGCTGCATTGCGCAGCGTAACATTGCCGTCGATGTCCACATTGATGGCCGGCACATTGCGCATAACATCAATGGCGGTACCACCGGCTGAATTGATGTTCTTTTCTACGTTGAATATTTTACGGTCCACACCCATCTGGATCATGGGTTTGCTACCGGATACCGTAACACTTTCCAGGAGCTCAGCATCCTGCTCCATTTTAATATTGCCCAGGTCTTTGTCTACCCCGGCCATGGCCTGGCTCATATCCATGCCAGGTCCCATTTTCAGGTCGAAGCTGATCTTTTGTTCAAAAGCTTTATACCCGATGGCTGTAACAGCCAGCCGGAACTGACCAAAGATGGGGAGGTTTTCCAGGCTGAAATCACCATTGCCACGGGTCAGCATTCCCGCCAGCACCGTGTCTTTTCTTTTACGGTTTACGGAATCAAAAGCCTGTCCGATCAGCTGCACGGAGGCGGCTTCCAGTCCTTTGTTGGTCTTAGTGTCAATGATGCGGCCATAGAAGCGGCCAATACTGGGCGGTGCTCCGCCGGGACGCCGGCCACCCGCACCGGCGGGCATCTGGGCCAGCAGGGTAGTGGTCAGCAAAATGCAGACAAGGCTAAACAGGGATCTTCTCATGATTATAGTATCTCCAATTGTGAGGGATTAGACGCAAGTTCCCCGCACTACCTGTGAGCCGGGTACGGATTGTGATGAGTGGTCGGAAAGAAGGTTTAGCTGGTGGCCAGGTAAAACAATACCTGGAATACGCCGATCAGGAAGCCTAATGCGGCGCCAAAAAGGCGGATCAGGCGGAATTCCCTGGACATAACCTCGTAGAGGACGGCTTCCAGTTTCTCCGGTGGGAAGGCAGCGATCCTGGCCGTTACTATCTTTTCCAGGTCCAGTTCCTGCTGGAGGCTGCTCATATAACTTTTCATGAGGTTGGGGAAGATCTCTTCCAGCTCCTTCATGAAAATTTCCTTGAGCTGGCTGATGGTCTTCTCCCCAATGAACATACTGATCATGGGAAAGGCCACGGGCAGTTTGGCGCTCAGGAAATGATCAATATGGGTTTCCACGGTGGGCATTACCTTTTGCAGGTTCTCCTGGCTGGTGATCTTGTGTTCCAGTTCGGTGAACGACAGCAGTTCCGTATTGACCAGTTTACCCACTCTGTCCGCAAAAGCCTGCTGGCGTTTGGGGAAAATGCCCTGTACCGTTACGCCCAGTATCCTGACCGGGTAGCGGGGATGGAACAATAGTTTGAGAGCAGCCCGGTTAGCAAGCCAGCCAACAAGGGCCGATACCACAGGGATAATCAGAAGCCACCAGTTCATAAAGGGCAGATTTGGTTAAAATTGTTGGGTTAAAATAAGTCAGGAGGACTGCAGGGGCCAGTTCCGTGAACGCGGTTGCAAAGAAAAGGTAAAATGAAAATCGCCGTACGGCTTTTTGAATAACTGTCAACAAATTTGAAATAAATCAAATAAATGACCGTCAGTAAATGGTTGAGACAGGAAAGATAACTAAAATGATGATGTTCAACATTTTTTTAAATTTATTTTGGGAAAAATCAGAATTGCGCTACTTTTGCACTCCACAAAAAACGGTAGCTATAGCTCAGCTGGTTAGAGCATCAGATTGTGGTTCTGAGGGTCGCCGGTTCGAACCCGGTTAGCTACCCAAACCAATGGAAAAGCGATCACTGAACAAGTGATCGCTTTTTTATTTACTGACCTCTTTCGGGCATACTCTCCACAATGCCTCGGATCAAGTTGAAAAGTTGTGGGATTAGTGATAAAGAGCTTTTTTTGCAGCCAGATGAATAAAAGCCAAGGACAGGATATAGTAAAAGAGTTAATGGGTTATTTATTACCCGCAGGAACATTAGACTATTTTGAATTAACTCACATCGTAAAAGATAAAGAAGGTCTGGTATTATTTTTAGAAGAGAAGAACCTTCCCCCCGCCGAATACCAGGACCAATCCCTTCATTCCAAAGGCTTTTTACCCGAAGTTCGAGTTCAAGACTTCCCTATTCGCGATCAGAAAGTACAATTAAGCATCCGGCGCCGCCGCTGGGAACATCCGGG from Candidatus Pseudobacter hemicellulosilyticus encodes the following:
- a CDS encoding transposase, with amino-acid sequence MNKSQGQDIVKELMGYLLPAGTLDYFELTHIVKDKEGLVLFLEEKNLPPAEYQDQSLHSKGFLPEVRVQDFPIRDQKVQLSIRRRRWEHPGTGEIISRNWDLVMQGARITKEFGLFLKDALG
- a CDS encoding outer membrane beta-barrel family protein, which produces MRRSLFSLVCILLTTTLLAQMPAGAGGRRPGGAPPSIGRFYGRIIDTKTNKGLEAASVQLIGQAFDSVNRKRKDTVLAGMLTRGNGDFSLENLPIFGQFRLAVTAIGYKAFEQKISFDLKMGPGMDMSQAMAGVDKDLGNIKMEQDAELLESVTVSGSKPMIQMGVDRKIFNVEKNINSAGGTAIDVMRNVPAINVDIDGNVTLRNAAPQLFVDGRPTTLSLDQIPADAIASVELITNPSAKYDASGGQSGILNIVLKKNRKAGYSGSVRAGIDSRARLNGGGDINIRQGKLNFFASGMYNARKSIGWGETDRTSTEKDITLRTLQDNDNISRGGFGFGRMGVDYFVDNRNTISLSGSLADGTFKNDNQNNLLYQNLVSSAPATSEYRNTLGKFNFRNYGLQLGYKHLFAKTGKEFTADVNYNTSTNSNNSNIRYRSFTDPVQQQPAGQESLQGIDGGGGNDFFTVQADFINPITDKMKYEAGLRAQVRTFESRQLNSIDGVLIPAMSNEFEYTDYVYAGYVTFSQKVKENFSYQLGLRAESSSYDGEQLGKDHYSNEFPISLFPSVFLTRNFDNRQDLQVNYSRRINRPNFFQLMPNTDFSDRLNYQTGNPDLKPEFTHSLELSYQKTYGEKNHTFLATVFGKYTTDLIARYQYWQELATSGDSAFISTYINASSAYAAGLELVFRNNWTKWWEMNLNTNVYYSKINGDNVVQNLENERTSSFTKLNNTFKINKGWSIQLSGEYQSRSALPVSTSNSGGSGGRGGPGGGFFGGNPSTTQGYIDANYGADLGLRKDFTIKKNAASISVNWSDIFRTRRNFVHSLAAGFVQDEWRRRDPQVVRLNFSYRFGKFDAALFKRKNTRGEMEGMQNGMQGMQQ
- a CDS encoding DUF445 family protein, with the translated sequence MNWWLLIIPVVSALVGWLANRAALKLLFHPRYPVRILGVTVQGIFPKRQQAFADRVGKLVNTELLSFTELEHKITSQENLQKVMPTVETHIDHFLSAKLPVAFPMISMFIGEKTISQLKEIFMKELEEIFPNLMKSYMSSLQQELDLEKIVTARIAAFPPEKLEAVLYEVMSREFRLIRLFGAALGFLIGVFQVLFYLATS